A genomic window from Solanum dulcamara chromosome 11, daSolDulc1.2, whole genome shotgun sequence includes:
- the LOC129873623 gene encoding subtilisin-like protease SBT2.3 isoform X1 — MGAYRTWVEHKIEKDFTFKLLFVVLFLGVFAACGLCLEDADSDAVVYIVTLKQAPVSHLYGEEFRVKGHHHHHSKNHDSGNVSRLDKPSHISHKHAHNASSTSRMHDSLLRNVLRGEKYLKLYSYHYLINGFAVLVTPQQAFKLANRREVSNVALDFSVRTATTHTPQFLGLPLGAWAQEGGYETAGEGIVIGFIDTGIDPMHPSFSDNTPERHYPVPQHFSGICEVTRDFPSGSCNRKLVGARHFAASAITRGIFNTTQDYASPFDGDGHGTHTASVAAGNHGIPVVVAGHHFGDASGMAPRAHIAVYKALYKSFGGFAADVVAAIDQAAQDGVDIINLSITPNRRPPGVATFFNPIDMALLSAVKAGIFVVQAAGNTGPSPKSVSSFSPWIFTVGASTHDRVYSNSIVLGNNITISGVGLAPGTDSMYTLVMASHALNDTAANDMYVGECQDASSFNQTLVQGNLLVCSYSVRFVLGLSTIKQALETAKNLSAAGVVFCMDPFVIGFQINPTPMRLPGIIIPSANDSKILLQYYNSSLDQDEVTKKITRFGAVACISGGLKANFSLSAPNVMFYSARGPDPEDSFLDDADILKPNLVAPGNLIWAAWSSGGMDSVEFEGENFAMMSGTSMAAPHVAGLAALIKQKFPNLSTAAIGSALSTTASLSDKYGGPILAQRSYANPDSNQSPATPFDMGSGFVNATAALDPGLIFDTGYSDYMSFLCGINGSAPMVLNYTGESCGASTMNGTDLNLPSITISKLNQSRTVQRTLINIAANETYVVGWSAPYGVSIKVTPARFFIACGQQQVLNVVFNATMNNSSPSFGRIGLFGNQGHVINIPLSVIVKVSYSTTNS; from the exons ATGGGAGCTTATAGGACCTGGGTTGAGCACAAAATAGAAAAAGATTTCACCTTTAAGTTGTTGTTTGTAGTGCTATTTTTGGGGGTATTTGCCGCTTGTGGGTTGTGTCTGGAGGATGCAGATTCAGATGCTGTTGTGTATATTGTTACTCTGAAACAAGCTCCTGTTTCTCATTTATATGGTGAGGAGTTTAGAGTGAAGGGTCACCATCACCACCACTCCAAGAATCATGATTCAGGAAATGTTAGTAGACTGGATAAACCAAG CCATATTTCACACAAACACGCCCACAATGCTTCCTCCACATCAAGGATGCATGATTCTTTATTGAGGAACGTATTGAGAGGAGAAAAGTATTTGAAACTTTACAGCTACCACTACTTGATCAATGGATTTGCTGTGCTTGTTACTCCCCAGCAG GCTTTCAAGCTTGCAAATAGGAGAGAAGTGTCAAATGTGGCGTTGGATTTCTCGGTCAGAACTGCAACTACACATACACCACAGTTCCTAGGTCTTCCTCTCGGGGCATGGGCTCAAGAGGGTGGATATGAAACTGCTGGGGAAGGCATTGTGATTGGTTTCATTGACACTGGAATTGATCCAATGCACCCTAGCTTCTCTGATAATACACCTGAGAGGCATTATCCTGTTCCCCAGCATTTTTCAGGTATTTGTGAGGTCACTCGAGATTTCCCATCTGGATCCTGCAACAGGAAGCTTGTTGGCGCCCGCCATTTTGCAGCCTCTGCTATAACCAGGGGGATATTTAACACAACTCAGGACTATGCTTCTCCTTTTGATGGTGACGGCCATGGGAC GCATACAGCTTCAGTTGCAGCAGGGAACCATGGGATCCCTGTTGTTGTAGCTGGACATCACTTTGGAGATGCTAGTGGAATGGCTCCTCGTGCACA CATTGCAGTTTACAAGGCATTATACAAGAGCTTTGGTGGTTTTGCTGCAGATGTTGTTGCTGCCATAGACCAG GCAGCTCAGGATGGTGTGGacattatcaatttatcaatCACCCCAAACAGGCGTCCTCCTGGTGTTGCGACTTTCTTTAATCCTATAGACATGGCCTTGCTATCAGCAGTTAAGGCTGGCATCTTTGTAGTACAAGCAGCAGGCAATACTGGACCTTCACCTAAAAGTGTTTCATCCTTCAGTCCATGGATCTTCACTGTTGGTGCTTCAACGCATGACAGGGTTTATAGTAACTCTATAGTGCTGGGAAACAATATCACAATATCTGGAGTTGGACTTGCAC CTGGAACAGATAGCATGTACACTCTAGTTATGGCAAGTCATGCTTTGAATGACACAGCTGCTAATGATATGTATGTGGGAGAATGCCAAGATGCTAGTAGTTTCAATCAGACTCTTGTTCAAGGGAATCTATTAGTTTGCAGCTACTCTGTCCGCTTCGTGCTTGGACTTTCCACTATCAAACAGGCCCTGGAAACTGCGAAGAACCTTAGTGCAGCTGGTGTTGTGTTCTGCATGGATCCCTTTGTCATCGGTTTTCAAATCAATCCGACTCCAATGAGATTGCCTGGCATCATAATTCCATCTGCAAATGATTCTAAG ATCTTACTTCAGTACTACAATTCTTCACTGGACCAAGATGAAGTCACTAAGAAAATTACAAGGTTTGGGGCAGTTGCATGCATTTCAGGGGGTCTTAAAGCAAATTTCAGCTTATCTGctccgaatgtgatgttttatTCTGCTCGGGGACCAGATCCAGAAGATAGTTTTCTTGATGATGCAGACATACTGAAACCGAACCTAGTTGCCCCAGGAAATCTCATATGGGCCGCTTGGAGTTCTGGTGGCATGGACTCGGTTGAGTTTGAAG GTGAAAATTTTGCAATGATGTCTGGAACCAGCATGGCTGCCCCTCATGTTGCTGGTCTGGCAGCACTGATTAAGCAGAAATTTCCTAATCTTAGTACTGCTGCTATTGGATCTGCACTTTCTACCACTGCTTCTCTATCTGACAAGTATGGTGGTCCCATATTGGCCCAGCGTTCATATGCTAATCCAGATTCAAACCAGTCTCCTGCAACACCTTTTGACATGGGAAGTGGATTTGTGAATGCTACTGCTGCACTGGATCCAGGCCTTATTTTTGATACAG GCTATAGTGACTACATGTCATTCCTCTGTGGCATAAATGGTTCGGCACCTATGGTTCTGAATTACACTGGTGAGAGCTGTGGAGCATCTACAATGAATGGAACTGATCTGAACTTGCCTTCAATCACGATATCTAAACTGAATCAATCCAGAACAGTTCAAAGAACATTGATAAATATTGCTGCCAATGAAAcatatgttgttggttggagtGCGCCTTATGGTGTTTCTATAAAGGTCACACCAGCACGATTTTTTATTGCGTGTGGGCAGCAGCAGGTCTTGAATGTTGTCTTTAACGCTACTATGAACAATTCTTCACCAAGCTTTGGAAGAATTGGACTATTTGGAAACCAGGGTCATGTTATAAACATTCCTTTGTCAGTCATAGTAAAAGTTTCATACAGCACAACTAATAGCTGA
- the LOC129873623 gene encoding subtilisin-like protease SBT2.2 isoform X2, with the protein MHDSLLRNVLRGEKYLKLYSYHYLINGFAVLVTPQQAFKLANRREVSNVALDFSVRTATTHTPQFLGLPLGAWAQEGGYETAGEGIVIGFIDTGIDPMHPSFSDNTPERHYPVPQHFSGICEVTRDFPSGSCNRKLVGARHFAASAITRGIFNTTQDYASPFDGDGHGTHTASVAAGNHGIPVVVAGHHFGDASGMAPRAHIAVYKALYKSFGGFAADVVAAIDQAAQDGVDIINLSITPNRRPPGVATFFNPIDMALLSAVKAGIFVVQAAGNTGPSPKSVSSFSPWIFTVGASTHDRVYSNSIVLGNNITISGVGLAPGTDSMYTLVMASHALNDTAANDMYVGECQDASSFNQTLVQGNLLVCSYSVRFVLGLSTIKQALETAKNLSAAGVVFCMDPFVIGFQINPTPMRLPGIIIPSANDSKILLQYYNSSLDQDEVTKKITRFGAVACISGGLKANFSLSAPNVMFYSARGPDPEDSFLDDADILKPNLVAPGNLIWAAWSSGGMDSVEFEGENFAMMSGTSMAAPHVAGLAALIKQKFPNLSTAAIGSALSTTASLSDKYGGPILAQRSYANPDSNQSPATPFDMGSGFVNATAALDPGLIFDTGYSDYMSFLCGINGSAPMVLNYTGESCGASTMNGTDLNLPSITISKLNQSRTVQRTLINIAANETYVVGWSAPYGVSIKVTPARFFIACGQQQVLNVVFNATMNNSSPSFGRIGLFGNQGHVINIPLSVIVKVSYSTTNS; encoded by the exons ATGCATGATTCTTTATTGAGGAACGTATTGAGAGGAGAAAAGTATTTGAAACTTTACAGCTACCACTACTTGATCAATGGATTTGCTGTGCTTGTTACTCCCCAGCAG GCTTTCAAGCTTGCAAATAGGAGAGAAGTGTCAAATGTGGCGTTGGATTTCTCGGTCAGAACTGCAACTACACATACACCACAGTTCCTAGGTCTTCCTCTCGGGGCATGGGCTCAAGAGGGTGGATATGAAACTGCTGGGGAAGGCATTGTGATTGGTTTCATTGACACTGGAATTGATCCAATGCACCCTAGCTTCTCTGATAATACACCTGAGAGGCATTATCCTGTTCCCCAGCATTTTTCAGGTATTTGTGAGGTCACTCGAGATTTCCCATCTGGATCCTGCAACAGGAAGCTTGTTGGCGCCCGCCATTTTGCAGCCTCTGCTATAACCAGGGGGATATTTAACACAACTCAGGACTATGCTTCTCCTTTTGATGGTGACGGCCATGGGAC GCATACAGCTTCAGTTGCAGCAGGGAACCATGGGATCCCTGTTGTTGTAGCTGGACATCACTTTGGAGATGCTAGTGGAATGGCTCCTCGTGCACA CATTGCAGTTTACAAGGCATTATACAAGAGCTTTGGTGGTTTTGCTGCAGATGTTGTTGCTGCCATAGACCAG GCAGCTCAGGATGGTGTGGacattatcaatttatcaatCACCCCAAACAGGCGTCCTCCTGGTGTTGCGACTTTCTTTAATCCTATAGACATGGCCTTGCTATCAGCAGTTAAGGCTGGCATCTTTGTAGTACAAGCAGCAGGCAATACTGGACCTTCACCTAAAAGTGTTTCATCCTTCAGTCCATGGATCTTCACTGTTGGTGCTTCAACGCATGACAGGGTTTATAGTAACTCTATAGTGCTGGGAAACAATATCACAATATCTGGAGTTGGACTTGCAC CTGGAACAGATAGCATGTACACTCTAGTTATGGCAAGTCATGCTTTGAATGACACAGCTGCTAATGATATGTATGTGGGAGAATGCCAAGATGCTAGTAGTTTCAATCAGACTCTTGTTCAAGGGAATCTATTAGTTTGCAGCTACTCTGTCCGCTTCGTGCTTGGACTTTCCACTATCAAACAGGCCCTGGAAACTGCGAAGAACCTTAGTGCAGCTGGTGTTGTGTTCTGCATGGATCCCTTTGTCATCGGTTTTCAAATCAATCCGACTCCAATGAGATTGCCTGGCATCATAATTCCATCTGCAAATGATTCTAAG ATCTTACTTCAGTACTACAATTCTTCACTGGACCAAGATGAAGTCACTAAGAAAATTACAAGGTTTGGGGCAGTTGCATGCATTTCAGGGGGTCTTAAAGCAAATTTCAGCTTATCTGctccgaatgtgatgttttatTCTGCTCGGGGACCAGATCCAGAAGATAGTTTTCTTGATGATGCAGACATACTGAAACCGAACCTAGTTGCCCCAGGAAATCTCATATGGGCCGCTTGGAGTTCTGGTGGCATGGACTCGGTTGAGTTTGAAG GTGAAAATTTTGCAATGATGTCTGGAACCAGCATGGCTGCCCCTCATGTTGCTGGTCTGGCAGCACTGATTAAGCAGAAATTTCCTAATCTTAGTACTGCTGCTATTGGATCTGCACTTTCTACCACTGCTTCTCTATCTGACAAGTATGGTGGTCCCATATTGGCCCAGCGTTCATATGCTAATCCAGATTCAAACCAGTCTCCTGCAACACCTTTTGACATGGGAAGTGGATTTGTGAATGCTACTGCTGCACTGGATCCAGGCCTTATTTTTGATACAG GCTATAGTGACTACATGTCATTCCTCTGTGGCATAAATGGTTCGGCACCTATGGTTCTGAATTACACTGGTGAGAGCTGTGGAGCATCTACAATGAATGGAACTGATCTGAACTTGCCTTCAATCACGATATCTAAACTGAATCAATCCAGAACAGTTCAAAGAACATTGATAAATATTGCTGCCAATGAAAcatatgttgttggttggagtGCGCCTTATGGTGTTTCTATAAAGGTCACACCAGCACGATTTTTTATTGCGTGTGGGCAGCAGCAGGTCTTGAATGTTGTCTTTAACGCTACTATGAACAATTCTTCACCAAGCTTTGGAAGAATTGGACTATTTGGAAACCAGGGTCATGTTATAAACATTCCTTTGTCAGTCATAGTAAAAGTTTCATACAGCACAACTAATAGCTGA
- the LOC129874115 gene encoding gamma-soluble NSF attachment protein, translated as MGSDPEKLISKADKLTKLSFTRWSTDWKSATGLYEQAANGFRLAKSYEKAKEAFEKASKGQEMLSSPWDAAKHMESAATMAKDLGNWKEVADFYRRASELYNECGRAQPASDALGKGARALEDGAPDVAVQLYTEACSILEEDGKEQMAFDLYRDAARVYLKLEKYEDAATILISLALAADKCSATHSQCKAYLSAIIVYLYAHDFKQAEKCYNDCCQVEVFLNSDQGRCAGKLLSAYAEGDVEDIKRVSQSSTVSNLDHTIIKIARKLPTGDVSALKNETMKDNEEPLDEDDLT; from the exons ATGGGTTCCGATCCTGAAAAGTTGATCAGCAAAGCCGATAAACT GACAAAACTAAGTTTTACCAGGTGGAGTACTGATTGGAAAAGTGCTACTGGTTTGTATGAGCAGGCAG CTAATGGATTTAGGCTTGCTAAAAGTTATGAGAAAGCAAAAGAAGCATTTGAAAAAGCTTCAAAAGGACAAGAGATGCTTTCCTC ACCTTGGGATGCTGCTAAACACATGGAGTCTGCTGCTACCATGGCAAAGGATTTAGGCAACTGGAAAGAAGTTGCTGACTTTTATAGAAGGGCCTCTGAGTTGTACAATGAATGTGGGAGGGCCCAACCTGCGTCTGATGCACTTGGAAAAGGCGCACG CGCTTTAGAAGATGGAGCACCTGATGTAGCTGTTCAGTTGTATACTGAAGCCTGTTCCATTCTTGAAGAGGACGGGAAGGAACAAATGGCCTTTGATCTATATCGTGATGCTGCAAGGGTTTATCTGAAGCTTGAAAA GTATGAAGATGCTGCAACTATCCTAATAAGTTTGGCATTAGCTGCTGACAAGTGCAGCGCAACACATAGCCAGTGCAAG GCTTATCTAAGTGCAATCATTGTGTACCTATACGCCCACGACTTTAAGCAAGCGGAGAAGTGCTACAATGATTGTTGTCA GGTTGAAGTTTTCCTGAATAGCGATCAAGGTCGCTGTGCTGGTAAACTTCTTTCTGCATATGCTGAAGGCGATGTTGAGGACATTAAACGTGTGTCACAATCAAGCACTGTATCAAATCTTGATCACACG ATCATCAAGATTGCAAGGAAACTGCCTACAGGGGATGTTAGTGCGCTCAAGAATGAAACCATGAAAGACAATGAAGAACCTTTGGATGAGGATGATCTGACCTAA